The nucleotide window TGTAGGCCAGTTGGGCCCTCACGCACTCACCTTTGGCTGgcagcagggtgagcagcagcaGTAGCAACTGAGGAGCCTGCCCTGGGGTGGACATGTTGAGAGCTGCACCCGTGCAGTCCTGCCACCCTGCCAGAGAGGAGGCTCGGCTTTGTATGGGCTGACCTGGCTCTGGGATCAGTGGCAAAGAGGAACTGGGCCAGGAGGAACTGGGCGGGTAAAGAgcagcatgggggaggggagggtcatGCAGGGTCTCTGCACTTCTCTCCTGGTACCCCTGCCCCGAGCCTCCTGCCCCACTCTCCCTTCCCTATTTCCTGCCTCACCCTTGATCCAGTTTTGtcactgtatccccagcacccacATCCTGCCCAGTAACCCATTACCACTGTCATTGCCCCCCTGGACACATTCTTACTAGGAAGAAATGGAGCCTaaacttcctagctgtgtgaccttgggcaagtcacttaaacttctctgagcctcaatttctccacCTGTAAAATGCAATCTCTACCACAGTGATGGGGTCAACCTCATGGGGGTGTGGAACAAGGGTGCATTGAGCTCAGTGTGTCCCTCCTCATTGGGTGGAATAGGCATGGAGACAATTGCTTCATCCCGTTCTTTCCTGAAAGTGAGGTTGCCTGTGGTCAGTGTGGGCAGGGGAGGTCAGCAGCAGGGGGAAGTGAGAAGGGGAAGTGAGGATTGTGGGGAGAAAGGTTTGAGAATGAATTGGAAATATCACTGTCCCAGGGTTCCAGCTGGGGACTACCCTccctaccacccccacccccacccccacccctgcctggggAGGGAGCCAGTTTGGCCATGTTCTGTCAGAGTAACTGGGGTAGGGGACAGCCCCATCCCTGAGCCTACAGCACAGTTTGTTGCAAAGATTGGGAGTTGAAGATTTTCAAAAGTCctcagaatagtgcctggcatacagtaggggCTGTTTGTTAAATACATTGattcaacatttactgagtgcctattgGGTGTCAGATGCCATTCTTGGCACTAGACTGAGCAGAGTAAGACAGCCAAAAATTCTGGTCCTGGAGGGGCTTATGCTGTAAGAgaggagacagacaaaaaaatGTCCCCTCTCTCATAGAGGCCTTCCCCAGCTATCCTTTTGGTATGGTACCCTTGTTGTGCTGTAGCCCAGGGGCTCTCAAATCTTAGTGTGcttcagaatcatctggaagaTTTGTTCAATCGCAGAGTGCTGGGCCCCACCTctgtttctgattctgtaggtctgggatgggacacaaaaatgaacatttctaacAGGCTCCCAGGTGACAGTGATGCTGCTTGCTGGTCTGGGGTCCACACTGTAAGAGCCACTCTAGCCACTGACACCTCTTTTTCATTGTAGGTGTCATCTATAAAAATGATTCTATGTTCTCCTTCTTTTGCTGTTAATATTAAGTTCTCTTCAGCCCCTTTTCTGTGCAGGTAAAAACCAAGCTCCACggacttgctcttttttttccttacctccttttttctttttaagtattctctacaccgaacgtggggcttgaactcacaaccccaaggtccagagttgcatgctcttccaactgagctggccaggaGCCCCTCTTCTCTTATTAGCCCAGATGAGTGAGACTCCAGAGCTCACTTTCAACCAGGAATCTCTTTAATGAACAAAAGGTGCCTAAAAATGTTAGGAGGGCAAGGTTTCATTTCCTCTGCATTTGTGGAAAGAGACGTACCATTCTGCAAATTAGAACAAGGTAATAGAATTTGATTTGGTCAGGTGTTAAAAGAGAACTTTGTTAAGAATGTTGGTTTCATGTAATGGGCAATAGGGTGTGTTGACATCTGTATCTATTACAGATGTACTCTGTTTCCTGATCATACAGGCCTGCCTTTGAAAGTACGCTTTGAACAAAGGGGTCTTGTTAAGATTCCAAGACTTCAGACATTGGCGCTGTGTTATCCTGTGGAAACAAGCTCCCCCAGAAACCTGTGATTCTGGTTGGCTGTTTTATCTAATCACTGGTTGCCCTGGTGATAATGTTATAATCAATGTTTCCTTTGGGCCTAAACTGCATACTCCCTGGGGAAGAGGACTATAGATGCTTTCGGCTTTTCCCACATTTGCACAACAAAATGACTGCAGCATTCTTATTTAAACAGAGTGAGACCATCTTATCTCATGAAATTATTGCACTGCCACCTGACGATGCATTTATCTGTTGCTTGTCCGTTGCCCTCACTAAAATACTCGCTCCCCGAAGGGCAGGTATTTGTGTCTGGTTTGGTAACTGCTGTGTCTGCAGGGCTCAATAAGCAGGTGCTGAATGAACAAATCAATAATCCAAACTCTAGAGATTCTGACAAGTGCAATGAGGCAGAGTCTGGGTTAGAGGTAAAAAGGTGGGCATTGCcagtggctgtgtgtgtgtgggaaataGTGTCTCACATGCTGGGACTGGACCGAGCCACCTTGGAGAGGGCTTgtgagaagagggaaggggaatcCCAGGTGAAGCCCTGGAAACTCCAGTATTTCAAGTTTTGGAGAACTGGGAGAAGCCAGTACAGGGGACGGAGGAGGTGGTCCCAAGTGGAGGAAGTGGCTTTCTCCCAGGCCTGGCACAATCAGTGGTTTCTCATACAGTCTCATTTGGTCTTGGTcgttttcttacttttttaaaaaagattttatctatttatgagagagagagattgagagagagaggcagagacacaggcagagggagaagcaggctccatgcagggagcctgacgtgggactcgatccccggtctccaggatcacgccatgggctgaaggcagtgctaaaccactgagccatccgggatGCCTgacccccttttaaaaaaatacagttacaCACACAATTCTGGGTCTGCAGCCTCTACTAAGGTCTCTTAGGAACCAGCTCACATACATACTCTGTCCCATAGCCTCTCAGACTTTCCCTCAGTCACACACACTCAGGGGGTCATTTCTTCTGTCACGGATTCCCGGTCTCCTACCAAgagggtcacacacacacacacactctacatCTTACAGCCTTCCCTCATTTGGCCACACTCACCAACATTTCCTCTTACCAGTTTTTGACACGCACACAAACACAGTCACACCTTTAGATGTTTCTGCCAGTCACTGGTTTACAGCTCCTGCTGGTCTAAGTTTCTGGTGCAGGGACAAAATTGCCACTTCTCCTACCTCCTCACTCAAGCCCCCATCTTGCATACCCAGTCCCTGATGGTAGCTAAggcgcacacacatacaccatcACACACTGTCACAGATGCCGTCTCAGTCACCTGGTCTCACTTCCGTTCTCAAGTGGCGTGCCACTTACCTAGGCCTTATTTACAGCCTTTAATTGTGTCTTGCAAAGACCTTTACACATACCCACACCATTAGCTTCTCAGCTGCCATTGTGGTCACCTTTCCTCAGTTAGCCTCTGCCATCTGTGGTCACAAACTCCCAACTGCTGAGGGACTCTCCAAGTCTCTCACACACAGGCTCCTCCGGCCTGCGTCAGTGCTGTACACCATCCTTTCCTTAGCAGGGATGCTCAGACACAGCTATGGCCTCGCCCACTTCTCCCACACACCCACCCCACCAGTCTCCCAGGGCCTCATTTTCCCAATTCTTCACACACAGAGAGCCTCTGATTCAAGTCCCTCATGAGCTGTTCCACACACCCACTAATGCGCTGCTTAGCCGTTGGTTTCCACTCAACACGGTGCCACGTTCCTTCTCGGCTCTTGCTCCAGACACCTCTGTGTTCTCCCAGACTATTTCAGTCCTCACCATCCTTTTCTCTCGTGCTGTCTCAGTCCCTGAGCCTCTGGCCTAGACTGGTGTGGTAACTGTAATCAATCTGCCACTTGCCTCtggtacacacatgcatgcatgtgaacgaggcgcgcacacacacacacacacacacacacacacacacacaagcttacAGCCTCATACTCCCCCAGTCAgagccaatttttctttttctcagtttctgaCATAGTCCTTGCTGGTCTCACATGAATGGTGTCCACATGCACGATCACGTGTTCTCAAATCTTGTGCCTCACAGCCATTTTCTCTCACACAGTCAACTCTTCTGTGAGGCTGCCTTGCATGGAGCTTCACTCATGGTCATCTTCAGAACACAGTTGGCTGCTTATTTACAGTGAAGTTCCTTGCTTGCACACGGTCCCTGACCATCTTCCCCCACACGTTCCTCATGCTCACGCAGGCTCAAGCGTCCTTTTGGTCACTCGGTCTGTCCTGCTCACCATCATCAGCCCGTCCAGTGGTGTCTGAGGTACAGTCCCCACTACCGTTGCCATTAACAGGACTTCACACATACCTCCAGCCTCTTGTAGGGTGCCTTAGTATGCAGCCAGTCTCACAGTGATCTTCTGACACACAGCTATAATTTCTTATGATGACATGGACACATCGTCTGTGGTTTCAGCGGCCACactctatcacacacacacacacacacacacacacacacacacacgactccACACGCATATATACGTGATCACAGCtttccacatttttctcttctttgcacACCTAGTTACAATTTGCAGTCTCTCCAGCTATTTCCTGCACACACTGTCACGCTGTCTCTTGCAGTCAATCTCACACCTTCACTGCCTTCCACATAAAGTCATGCCTGTCACAGTCAGTCCCAATGgcttcaaggaaagaaaaaaaggctagCAGCCTCCAGtatcacctttaaaaatatatatttacaggaACAATTCCCCATTCTCTGggactcttagaaaaaaaaagatccatttttGGGGAAGTAAAACAAACAGTGGAGACAGGTGTAGCACCGTCCCCCAAATCACCaacccccaggtccccaggcccGGGCTGGGCCGGTGCTGACAGGAGGTGAGCCCAGGAGTCCTTTGAACCCATCCTCTCCAGCCTGGAATTCAGATAGGACAGGCTTTATGtcccccattcctccctcccaaCTCCAGGGACACTTAAAGGGTCCTTTGTACCCGCCCGCAGGAAattggggggctgggagggagggagctgaaAATACACGTTTGGTATCAAAAATAAACACTTGGGAGTGGCAGGAAGATTCCTCCCCCAAatcccttccttcccacccaccccatcTCAGATATAGGAAGAGATGCTCCCCTCTCCCCTATTGAAAAGCCctgtttaaaaatagattatactATCAAAATGGCAGGGGGTAGGGGACAAGGAGACCTGGAGTACTGGCTGGAGGGGCCCCCCAGACGGGGACCACTCCCCAAAAAAACCCTCCATTGGGAGGTAACAGGCAGGACTCCAGGAGTTTGGCAGATACAGGAATGGCTTCTCAGGGGGAGAAGAACAAAAGGAGCATTCCTCCCTGGCCAAAATGGTGGTATCTGAGAGAAGGCTGGGGAGGTGGAAATTCCTATTTCTAGGGTGTGAGTCTTCCTTGGCCAAGGCTCCCAAACCGTTAAACGGCACAATTTCTTCCTGGACCCTTGGGTATGGCCAGGAATAATAAAACTACAACAAGCTATCTCTTCTACCCACACCCCAAAATGGAGACAGGGCTCCCTCAGCTTCCCAAGGGCAGgctgagaaataaataaagaaaggtCCTTCTCAAGCCAGACCCCGATTGTCTCATCTTGGGGAGAAAATGTGGAGATGGGGGAGATGTCCTCACCAACCCCCCCAGAAGGGTTGGGCCAGGCTCCTCCCAGTggccttcaaaaaataaataaataaaccgtCTCCACCAATGCAGTAGGAGACGTGTAAGGGCGGCCACTGAGGAACTGACCAAGAAGAGAGAAGTTGTATGTTTCCTGTGGAAGGGTTATTGAGAGATCCTTCCTAGAATCCCTACCCCACCACAGCTAGAGCACAAGTCTGTCAGCTGAACTATGTTTCTCCTTGAGACGGCTGGCTGGAGAGAAGTTCAGGGCCATGGATGGAGTGACCCCagaagggggtggtggtggtggtggtagtcaTGGCTTCTGGGGCCCTGGGGAGAGCACCACGGGGGTTGAGAGGCCATCCACGCTGATGGAAGGGATGTGCACCTGGGCGCTGCCACTGGACGGAAACTGGGGACAGAAATAGGGAAAGATCACGGATGGGGGCCATGCTAGGGTCTCTCACCCTTTACAATATGGGTGAAGGGATCCTACCTGGAAGGAGAGCTTGGCTGGACTACGGGGTGCAATGGGACTCAGGGTGCTCCAGAAGTGAATGCTGGGGGGCAGCGAGCTGGGTGTCAGCAGCACCGGGGTCTGTGGGGGAACAGATGGTTGGAGCTCAAGTGAGTAGAGAGCAGGTGTGGGAAAATGGAAGGACCTTGGCTCCTGTCCCACCAGATTTCCCGCTCAGACATCTGAGATCACCCTCCCAAAGTACACAGGCTTACACCCTAACTACTAAGGTCAAGCCCATGACACCTCTCCCATGTCACAGACAGCCCCTCCCAACTCCAGAGAGCCCACCTCTAGCTTCATTGGGCGAGACCACGTATAAGACCCCATCCACATGTCGCTTTTAAACCTCACAATCACTATCCCATCAGCTTAGGATCAACTTCCAACTCAGATCCCCCACAACCCATACACCTCCCAGGAAATCCGCTAAGAAAACCCCAGACCAAAAAGCCCCGTGCAGGTTCCCCAAGCCACACCCCAACCCAGAAAAGTTCCCGCCCCCAGCCTCGCGGTCTCGTCTCCCCACAAAACTCCCCAGACCCGTCCTTCATTCCAGCCCATCCTTCAGCAGGGGAGACTAGCCCGCCCTTCGTTAATCAAGCCCCGTCCCTCCAGCCAATCCCCCTCGAAGGCTCCACCCTCCCGCTCACTCAGGGATAACCACACTGGCCCTTGCAGTCTAGCTCCTCTCTCACCCGCCCCACCTCTTCACAGGCACTCACCAATGTGTGCGTAGGTAGCAGGGACGGGGTCAGCGCTGGCCCCGGCGCCTGCAGCCCGGAGCCAgttcctgatcctggagtccgttCGGGTCCTGGCCCACCCAGCAGGCTCGGGCTGAGTGGGAGCTCCAGGTCCCGGGGCTTCCGGCCCTTCTGAGGCTGGGCGATCTCTGTGCTGGAAGCAGTGGAAGCCGCGAGGCCGCCCACCTGCGCTGCAGTCTCCATGACGACCGCGGGCAGCCGGGCCGGCACGCCCTCCGCAGGAGGGACTTCCGGCCCGGCCTTAGCGGCTTCCTGTACAAACCCCGCCTCCCCACCGACGGCGGCTTCCAACTCTTCCTTGGGCCCGTCCACTTTCACTTCTGGGGGCAGTGGCCTGCCCAAcccaggctccacattcagctcTTCCGATTTAGGGTTCTGGGCCTCGGGTGGGGTCAGGATGACCTGAAAGaggagggggggcgggcagagggggTGCGTAAGGATTGCTGGGTTAGTGAAGCCAAGGACTTGTCTTGGAAAGTATGACTTTGTATTGTGGGGGGGGTGCATGACTACACATCAAGGCAGGTCCaagagcaggaggtggggctTTGTCAAGGATGTGAAGCTTCTTCTGGCAGCTTCTCTTTGGGGACAGAGATCCCCTAAGGATGGGCCTCCTGGAGATACTGCCCTCATTCAtgaaaacagtggttctcaaaaattTGCTTTAGTAGGACTAGCAGCATGCGCCTCATCtggaaacttatttaaaaaaaaacaacgaatTTTTGGgacacgggtggctcagtggttgagcgtctgcctttggttcagggcatgatccccagtccagggattgagtctcgcacagagggagcctgcttttctctgcctatgtctctgtctctcatgaataaataaataaaatcttaaaaaacaaaaacaaacgaaTTCTTGTGCTCATCCCCAGATCCATATGAGAAACTTTGAGGGGCAGGCCCCAGAAATctgtcatttaaataaaaagccctccaggtgattctgatggacACTAAGGTGAGAGAACCTATGCATTAAGCAAATAAATTCAGGGCACCTTGCCTAGCTTAGTACTTGTATGGCTCTCCTCTGTAACCCCCTCTCCCAAGGAACCTCTGTGTCCCTCCTTCCACCATATCTAAATAGGATGTTTATGTCCCTTCTACCAGCCCCCCTCCTCATCTGGGAATTGTACATCCACTCTCTTACTGAATTTCCATACTCCAGTCCTTACCTGCAGAGGCAGGCCAGCCTCCTCCGCCTCCAGGCAGGCCTCCAAGGGGCTTGGACTGGTGCTCCTGCTCCCAGACGGGGGCACTGCTGCTCCTGAAGGGGCGGTGTTGGGGAGCACTGAGGCAGGCCGAGGATGAGGgggtggctgtggctgtggctgcagGGACTGGATGGTGAAGGTGGAATAGAGGCCTGAGCGCATGTATTCATTGCGGCTGCTGCGCGCCAAGCCACCAGGGCCTGCCATTCCTGTACCCTTGGGTGGGCCCGATTTCCCCGAGGCAGGATCCCCGGGGACAGCATGTACAGTGGCGGGAGCCACATTTGCCACAGTAGAGGTGATAGACACCTCGGGCTGTGGCGGGCAGTCCTCAGTGGAGCACCTCGCGACTTCCGGGTAGGATACAAACTTGTAGACAAATTTCTGGCCGCTCACTTTGCGGATGATATTCTGGGAAGGGAGGAGACAGGATAAAGGACCTTAGAAGAAAGGACCAGAGTGGAGGGAAGATATGGATGAGGGGGCAGAGGGGTGTGTCTCCTAGGgtccttctttcccctctcctgtCTTTTTACATATACACTATTCCTCCTCTGTCTGCTCTTGATTGGGTATCCCCCACCCCGGCTGACTTCTTACTGGCGTCTTTCCCAATCTGGggccttctcccttctccttctgtttctaCTCCTCTTCCCCATTGTGATTCCCCTCTCTGTATTCTTcccagtttctctcctttctctcttctcccttccacaGCTCTTCTTTTAGCCTACTGCCCTTTTCCCCTTGCCCGGTCTCCACTCCGTGGCTCCTCCCCATCCATCCCTCTCATCTCATAGCTCTTCATCTCCATCTGTccaatcccccacccccacatcctgTGGTAGCACTCCATAGTGGGGCCCACCTAGGAGTCAGTGCAGGAGCAGGCTTTCCTCCTGGCTCCAGGAACCAGGGGTGTCTGTGGGCTAATTGGGCCCAGACCTTGGGGGTGGTTGCCAGGGCAGTCGTGGAGTGTAGCTGATGCAGCAAGACAAGAAAATGAAGTAACTGATGTAAATATTGGAAGAGACAAAATTAAGATTGAAGAATGCCGGGATGAATTATTAACATAGAGGATTATTTAAAGCTATTGGTCTAGATGTAGAACAGGGCAAGGTCACTAGGGGGAGAACAGGCTGAGAAGCCtgattcttttgttttggttttggtttgggggctttttttttgttgttgttgtcatagTTTATTTCTTGTTCTAGTTGTAACCGAGGAGCCTCATTCTTAGTACTATGGTACGGGTTTAGGCTAAGGCAATTAGAAAATGAAGTGACTGATAGCAACTAAGATAAGGCCATTAAAGTACTGGCATACATATTGGGGGGAATCTCAAGGCTGGCAGGGTGGATCGCAGAACATGTTTGGAATATTACAGGATAGGTCTGGAGGGTCCCAGGGATGTTGCGGTGGTCTCAAAGCACAGAATGAGGCAGCCTCAATATTGTTTTGGAGGTTTCagctaaaggaataaaatatgagaaatctGAGAATCAAATAAATGCTATAATTTATGGCGTGTAGCATAGGTCTAGGGCTGTTGTGGGGGACAAGAGGCATCTGGGGGGCACTAGGGTATCCTAAAGACATCTTAATGCTGGTCAGGTATGTCACAGGGTGGGTTTgtgtttttcagaaaaggaatgaaaagggaTATTCATTAATGTTTTGGAAGtttcagataaaaaagaaaatgaaatagctGGTATGTTGTCAGGGAGGAGAAATCCAGCACCGGTCTGGGAGTCTGAAAGGATGAGAAAAATTCAAAGTTTTAGCTACAGGAgtaagatgataaaataatatacactgatgggatgcctgggttgctcagtggttgagcatctgcctccagctcagggcatgatcccagggtcttgggatcgagtcccacattggtctccccacagggagactgcttctccctctgcctaggtctctgtctctctgtgtctctcatgaataaataattaaaaatcttcaaaaaaatacacACTGGCATGGACCAGCATTGCTCTAAAAATGCATGAGAATAGGGTATAGACCTGCACTGTACATATTGTTTTGGAGGTTTCAGCtaaaagaataagagaagaaaagaattgatAAAAGTGTTTGGGATCCCACAGCATGAGGTAAGAAAAGGTTAGTACAATATTGTAATAGACATTCTAATGCTGGGAATAAGAATATACTGGAATAAGAGTAGGTTATGAAATAACTGAGGAAGTCCAGGATTGGTCCAGTTCcagaaggcaggaggagaaagagtCATTATTAATGgtgcttttgtaatttttagcTATAGGaataagataagaaaatgaaatgtgtggGGTGTGGTGGAACAGTATGACTTTGAGGGCCTCAGAAAGGGGGTTAGTAGGGGTCAGTATTAATAATACTATGAAGGTTTCAGCCAAAGCAGTAAGACAAAGAAAATACCTGAGATAAACGTTTGAGGTGCCCAACATTGGTCTAATAGTACGAGAGGATAAGGTAAAAAATAGTAAACTCTGTTTTCAAAGTTATAGCTATGacaagacaagaaaatgaaataactgcCATAAATGTTGGTGGTTCCCAGTCCTGGTTTCAGAGGCCTTACCTTGTCATAGTAGTACCGCAGGGCCCGGCTGAGCTTGTCATAATTCATGTTGGTCTTGTTCTTACGCAGCCCCCACAGCCGGGCCACCTCCTCAGCATCCACCAGCTTGAACTCACCGCCATCCCGTGAGGTCCAGGAGATGATGTGGCCATTGCCTTGCTCTCTCAGCAGCTGCAGCAGAAACTGCCACAGCGTCACAGAGGGGTCCATCACTGGCGGAGTGCTCACGCCATCCCAGGGGTACCTGGAGGGCAGATAGCTCAGAGCTGAGAGGCTGAGaacacagaaggaggcagaggtcaGCAAGAGGAGGattcctttcttgccttcttgTCTCCACCTCTGTCCCCAAAGCCTACCATCATTCCCTAAACACCTTCCGACTAAATTCTAAGCTCCTCAGCCTGGCTTTAGAGACTCACCAGAATGGTAGGAAACTTTTGGAGACAAGAGGACGGTGTGAATGTATTTTGTATGTGGGACAAATATGCATCTTTGGGGGCCAGAGGGCAGACTATGGTAGGCAAAATAATGCCCTCTCAGAAATGTCCATATCCTAATTTCTGGCACTTATGAGTGTGTTATGTACATGacaaaaggaactttgc belongs to Canis lupus familiaris isolate Mischka breed German Shepherd chromosome X, alternate assembly UU_Cfam_GSD_1.0, whole genome shotgun sequence and includes:
- the ELK1 gene encoding ETS domain-containing protein Elk-1, giving the protein MDPSVTLWQFLLQLLREQGNGHIISWTSRDGGEFKLVDAEEVARLWGLRKNKTNMNYDKLSRALRYYYDKNIIRKVSGQKFVYKFVSYPEVARCSTEDCPPQPEVSITSTVANVAPATVHAVPGDPASGKSGPPKGTGMAGPGGLARSSRNEYMRSGLYSTFTIQSLQPQPQPPPHPRPASVLPNTAPSGAAVPPSGSRSTSPSPLEACLEAEEAGLPLQVILTPPEAQNPKSEELNVEPGLGRPLPPEVKVDGPKEELEAAVGGEAGFVQEAAKAGPEVPPAEGVPARLPAVVMETAAQVGGLAASTASSTEIAQPQKGRKPRDLELPLSPSLLGGPGPERTPGSGTGSGLQAPGPALTPSLLPTHTLTPVLLTPSSLPPSIHFWSTLSPIAPRSPAKLSFQFPSSGSAQVHIPSISVDGLSTPVVLSPGPQKP